The Priestia aryabhattai genome includes a region encoding these proteins:
- a CDS encoding erythromycin esterase family protein, whose translation MGLFLRNKQNYLDSVEWLSKNSTHLSKPTECTIKDFEFLRSVLKNKRIVWLGENGHNIREHNLMKSKIIEFLYKEMDFKILTFESGLVECYSANYLKENFTAKELLRNSIYSLWATEENLPLFQLIKESDLNLIGMDINPSSNPDIFLQFIRQLNHLVSQEVIEKIEYIESNVFKWYYRIGQYTAKRKKVPVEILKEFTDFKKKTSTSINDLKAYLREQCVLHSEDKEVTYKFKIIIRCLQNRLYFIHHINNNHRTYKKLRETMMKENLEWICNELYPDEKIIIWAHNLHIFKNYKTLTRFEPLGSLVSDRIKEQSYYLGLFMYQGETQTDMGQPYKISKPPKKSLEDYMHQVQSPTLFTDFLQLEKNSLNKWIFNKTIFLESGTMQTLFRPREQIDGALFIESISPPEYLKRSE comes from the coding sequence ATGGGGCTTTTTTTAAGGAACAAGCAGAACTATTTGGATTCTGTAGAGTGGCTATCTAAGAACTCGACTCATTTAAGTAAACCTACTGAATGTACCATAAAAGACTTTGAATTTCTTCGTAGTGTATTAAAAAACAAACGAATTGTTTGGCTAGGGGAAAATGGTCATAATATAAGGGAACATAACCTAATGAAGTCAAAAATAATTGAATTTCTATATAAAGAAATGGATTTTAAAATACTTACTTTTGAGAGTGGATTAGTGGAATGTTATAGTGCCAATTATTTAAAAGAGAATTTTACAGCTAAAGAACTCTTAAGAAATTCTATCTATTCTTTGTGGGCGACAGAAGAAAACCTTCCTCTATTCCAACTAATTAAAGAATCAGATTTAAATTTAATAGGGATGGATATCAACCCTTCTTCAAACCCTGATATCTTCCTACAGTTCATCCGTCAACTTAATCACTTAGTTTCTCAAGAGGTTATAGAAAAAATAGAATATATTGAATCAAACGTATTTAAATGGTATTACCGAATTGGACAATATACAGCAAAAAGAAAGAAAGTGCCGGTCGAAATCTTAAAGGAGTTTACAGATTTCAAGAAAAAAACAAGTACATCAATAAATGATCTAAAAGCTTATTTACGCGAACAATGCGTTTTGCACTCTGAAGATAAAGAGGTAACATATAAGTTTAAAATTATAATTAGATGCTTACAAAACCGTTTATATTTTATCCATCATATAAATAATAACCACCGAACATATAAAAAATTACGAGAAACAATGATGAAAGAAAATTTAGAATGGATTTGCAATGAGCTATATCCAGATGAAAAAATCATTATATGGGCACATAACCTTCATATTTTTAAAAATTATAAAACTCTTACAAGGTTTGAACCATTAGGTTCGTTAGTTTCAGACAGAATTAAAGAACAGTCTTATTACTTAGGTTTATTTATGTATCAAGGTGAAACACAGACGGACATGGGCCAACCTTATAAAATAAGCAAGCCACCAAAAAAAAGTCTAGAAGACTATATGCATCAAGTACAATCACCAACTTTATTTACAGACTTCTTACAACTTGAGAAAAACTCACTTAATAAATGGATATTTAATAAAACTATCTTTTTAGAAAGTGGCACAATGCAAACTTTGTTTAGGCCTCGTGAACAAATAGACGGTGCTTTATTTATTGAATCCATTTCCCCTCCTGAATATCTTAAACGTAGCGAATAG
- a CDS encoding DinB family protein, which produces MDLHLDDEMEPPVALLYATVADTYKRLKLLVMDVDQEELFFKGANNEMNSIGQLLRHLAVVDLHWVYRFRNQSIPLGVQKEYGPLIDRTGQLPSVQDTTTVDLINSYEKVQTMFRLECIKLSEKDLTKVVSYENGQTATIRWGIWHIADHSRYHQAHIGLLKKLYRHK; this is translated from the coding sequence ATGGACCTACATTTAGATGATGAAATGGAACCTCCAGTAGCTCTTTTGTATGCAACTGTGGCTGATACATATAAGCGATTAAAGCTGTTAGTAATGGATGTGGATCAAGAAGAATTATTCTTTAAAGGTGCAAACAATGAGATGAATAGTATTGGACAATTACTAAGACATTTAGCTGTTGTTGACTTACATTGGGTTTATCGATTTAGGAATCAGTCTATACCATTAGGTGTTCAAAAAGAATATGGTCCTTTGATTGACCGGACAGGCCAACTTCCTTCTGTACAAGACACAACAACTGTCGATTTAATAAATAGTTATGAAAAAGTTCAAACGATGTTTCGTTTAGAATGTATCAAGTTATCGGAAAAAGATTTAACCAAGGTCGTTTCATACGAAAATGGACAAACAGCAACCATTCGTTGGGGGATATGGCATATAGCAGATCATAGTCGGTATCACCAAGCTCATATCGGCTTATTAAAGAAGTTATATAGACACAAATAA